In the Helianthus annuus cultivar XRQ/B chromosome 11, HanXRQr2.0-SUNRISE, whole genome shotgun sequence genome, one interval contains:
- the LOC110888854 gene encoding uncharacterized protein LOC110888854, with protein sequence MVSFFFLSVMSRGRRGPATEVWQQVPERRRDMDGQKEDNRQTQQITKFYVANIPEKCSVEDIKSALKEYGTIDGVYVARKINKYGQRFAFVNFVVVNNKHDMETRMRNIKIGDERLFITIGKFVDGKILGKEVKVNDVHHKIDGEIGDRNKLDGENKKPNEEKVASNENGGGSMHGYGGRSFRDTLINKQPDVDITVDPEINAFSIWCDRAVIGRAKDFQRLINLQNWVLERLLNGVGIKYVGGLSVMLVFDNELEAALFLSDEAKWKESFSKVAVWKGQVLVNERIAWLKIFGVPTCIADNAVFNQIGAKFGPIMQPAQLTDEDGDLSYVCIGVLVGEVNRINQMVSIRWHDKMFRARVEEEQNDWIPDCLIDEEDVSEESGSMEVRSVADDDDSGDRNMVTGEDVPS encoded by the coding sequence ATGGTTTCGTTTTTCTTTTTGTCGGTTATGAGTCGTGGAAGGAGGGGGCCGGCGACGGAGGTGTGGCAGCAGGTTCCGGAGAGAAGAAGAGACATGGATGGacagaaggaagataacagacagACGCAACAGATTACAAAATTTTACGTAGCAAACATCCCAGAGAAGTGTTCGGTTGAGGATATCAAGAGTGCTCTTAAGGAGTATGGAACCATAGATGGTGTTTATGTGGCTAGAAAAATCAATAAGTATGGCCAGAGATTTGCATTCGTAAATTTTGTGGTAGTTAATAATAAACATGATATGGAAACAAGGATGAGGAACATAAAGATTGGAGATGAGAGACTGTTCATTACTATTGGGAAATTCGTTGATGGTAAGATTTTGGGTAAGGAGGTTAAAGTTAATGATGTTCACCATAAGATAGATGGGGAGATTGGTGACCGTAATAAATTAGATGGGGAAAATAAAAAACCAAATGAAGAAAAAGTGGCTTCAAATGAGAACGGTGGTGGTAGTATGCATGGCTATGGGGGAAGGTCGTTCCGTGATACGTTAATCAATAAACAACCAGACGTAGACATTACAGTTGATCCTGAAATCAATGCTTTTTCTATATGGTGTGACAGAGCGGTTATTGGTCGGGCGAAGGATTTTCAGAGACTGATTAATCTCCAAAACTGGGTTCTGGAGAGGTTACTGAATGGCGTAGGGATTAAATATGTGGGCGGTCTTTCCGTTATGTTGGTTTTTGATAATGAATTAGAGGCGGCATTGTTTTTATCAGATGAGGCGAAGTGGAAGGAGTCGTTTTCTAAGGTGGCGGTGTGGAAAGGACAGGTTTTGGTCAATGAAAGGATCGCCTGGTTAAAGATTTTTGGGGTTCCAACATGTATTGCTGATAATGCTGTTTTTAATCAAATTGGAGCTAAATTTGGTCCGATTATGCAGCCGGCACAATTAACTGACGAAGACGGGGATTTGTCTTACGTGTGCATTGGAGTCCTTGTGGGCGAAGTAAACCGAATTAATCAAATGGTGTCTATCCGGTGGCATGATAAAATGTTTAGAGCGAGGGTGGAAGAAGAACAGAACGATTGGATTCCGGATTGTTTAATTGATGAGGAAGATGTATCTGAGGAGTCGGGTTCGATGGAAGTACGATCGGttgcagatgatgatgattcaGGTGACCGGAATATGGTTACCGGTGAGGATGTTCCGTCGTAG